A portion of the Stigmatopora argus isolate UIUO_Sarg chromosome 15, RoL_Sarg_1.0, whole genome shotgun sequence genome contains these proteins:
- the LOC144089737 gene encoding basal body-orientation factor 1-like isoform X1, with translation MDKDLDLDKTKANIALWDLKLRLTEQSLAEYRENCGQLAHTNAELSSKLTHAERELLDATANWQKRDAAKDEKINVLHDTLKSQELLALEQQNKLVENYTLEINEMKELFRKRAGEFEMIQDGMRKIEAFQTRKVQMEQELRETQKRMELAEKEHRENRDKMECTFFQEKARLESDAEQTIAQVEERAHHEAVLQLDDASRCVFKENVRLNETLKNHMKEADELHKLTNSLAEENTSLALDKKTLQMLAKKNAALMVTQREELSHLKEKVAFLEQTVEDKKDEQKRCEKMMLLISQAGEVELDKLQRALSMREQELKHIKRRASTMVEQRSELERFFHESLALVREEMAASRLQYKKESQQAYQWALRQATAGKIKFPPIRTFQNTLQSTNSVYSDMEEATRWMHPAGSQVEISDLTWEQKEQVLRLLLAKMNRQRPR, from the exons ATGGACAAAGACTTGGACTTGGATAAGACCAAAGCTAATATTGCTCTCTGGGACTTAAAGCTACGACTCACCGAGCAAAGTCTAGCAGAATATCGCGAGAACTGCGGTCAACTAGCGCACACAAATGCCGAGCTCAGCAGCAAGCTGACACACGCCGAGAGAGAACTCCTGGATGCCACTGCCAACTGGCAAAAGCGGGATGCCGCCAAAGATGAGA AGATTAATGTGCTTCACGACACACTCAAAAGTCAAGAGTTACTAGCTCTTGAGCAGCAGAATAAACTG GTTGAAAATTACACTCTTGAAATCAATGAGATGAAGGAGCTGTTCCGAAAGCGTGCGGGTGAGTTTGAGATGATACAGGATGGAATGAGGAAGATTGAGGCATTCCAGACAAGGAAAGTTCAAATGGAACAGGAGCTCAGGGAA ACACAAAAAAGAATGGAGCTTGCTGAGAAGGAGCACAGGGAAAACCGCGACAAGATGGAGTgcacattttttcaagaaaag GCTCGACTGGAGAGTGATGCTGAGCAAACGATAGCACAAGTGGAGGAACGAGCCCACCATGAAGCTGTTTT ACAGCTGGACGACGCTTCGCGCTGTGTGTTCAAGGAGAACGTCCGTCTCAACGAAACATTGAAGAACCACATGAAGGAGGCGGACGAGCTCCACAAACTGACCAACTCGTTGGCTGAGGAAAACACGTCCTTGGCACTTGACAAG AAGACGCTGCAGATGCTGGCAAAGAAAAATGCAGCTCTGATGGTCACCCAGAGAGAAGAGCTTAgccatttaaaagaaaaggtAGCTTTCCTGGAGCAAACCGTAGAAGATAAAAAGGACGAACAAAAGCGATGCGAGAAGATGATGCTGCTCATCTCCCAGGCTGGGGAGGTAGAGTTAGATAAGCTTCAGAGGGCGCTCTCCATGCGGGAGCAAGAACTGAAGCACATCAAAAGACGAGCTAGCACCATGGTGGAGCAGCGCTCGGAGCTGGAGCGCTTTTTCCATGAATCTCTGGCTCTGGTGAGGGAGGAAATGGCGGCCAGTCGGCTCCAGTACAAGAAGGAATCACAGCAGGCTTACCAGTGGGCCCTCAGACAAGCGACTGCGGGAAAGATCAAGTTCCCGCCCATTCGCACCTTCCAGAACACTTTGCAGAGCACCAACTCTGTCTATTCAGACATGGAGGAGGCCACAAGATG GATGCATCCAGCTGGAAGTCAAGTGGAAATTTCAGACCTGACTTGGGAGCAAAAGGAGCAAGTCCTCCGTCTCCTATTGGCTAAAATGAATAGACAAAGGCCAAGGTAA
- the LOC144089737 gene encoding basal body-orientation factor 1-like isoform X2: protein MDKDLDLDKTKANIALWDLKLRLTEQSLAEYRENCGQLAHTNAELSSKLTHAERELLDATANWQKRDAAKDEKINVLHDTLKSQELLALEQQNKLVENYTLEINEMKELFRKRAGEFEMIQDGMRKIEAFQTRKVQMEQELRETQKRMELAEKEHRENRDKMECTFFQEKARLESDAEQTIAQVEERAHHEAVLQLDDASRCVFKENVRLNETLKNHMKEADELHKLTNSLAEENTSLALDKTLQMLAKKNAALMVTQREELSHLKEKVAFLEQTVEDKKDEQKRCEKMMLLISQAGEVELDKLQRALSMREQELKHIKRRASTMVEQRSELERFFHESLALVREEMAASRLQYKKESQQAYQWALRQATAGKIKFPPIRTFQNTLQSTNSVYSDMEEATRWMHPAGSQVEISDLTWEQKEQVLRLLLAKMNRQRPR from the exons ATGGACAAAGACTTGGACTTGGATAAGACCAAAGCTAATATTGCTCTCTGGGACTTAAAGCTACGACTCACCGAGCAAAGTCTAGCAGAATATCGCGAGAACTGCGGTCAACTAGCGCACACAAATGCCGAGCTCAGCAGCAAGCTGACACACGCCGAGAGAGAACTCCTGGATGCCACTGCCAACTGGCAAAAGCGGGATGCCGCCAAAGATGAGA AGATTAATGTGCTTCACGACACACTCAAAAGTCAAGAGTTACTAGCTCTTGAGCAGCAGAATAAACTG GTTGAAAATTACACTCTTGAAATCAATGAGATGAAGGAGCTGTTCCGAAAGCGTGCGGGTGAGTTTGAGATGATACAGGATGGAATGAGGAAGATTGAGGCATTCCAGACAAGGAAAGTTCAAATGGAACAGGAGCTCAGGGAA ACACAAAAAAGAATGGAGCTTGCTGAGAAGGAGCACAGGGAAAACCGCGACAAGATGGAGTgcacattttttcaagaaaag GCTCGACTGGAGAGTGATGCTGAGCAAACGATAGCACAAGTGGAGGAACGAGCCCACCATGAAGCTGTTTT ACAGCTGGACGACGCTTCGCGCTGTGTGTTCAAGGAGAACGTCCGTCTCAACGAAACATTGAAGAACCACATGAAGGAGGCGGACGAGCTCCACAAACTGACCAACTCGTTGGCTGAGGAAAACACGTCCTTGGCACTTGACAAG ACGCTGCAGATGCTGGCAAAGAAAAATGCAGCTCTGATGGTCACCCAGAGAGAAGAGCTTAgccatttaaaagaaaaggtAGCTTTCCTGGAGCAAACCGTAGAAGATAAAAAGGACGAACAAAAGCGATGCGAGAAGATGATGCTGCTCATCTCCCAGGCTGGGGAGGTAGAGTTAGATAAGCTTCAGAGGGCGCTCTCCATGCGGGAGCAAGAACTGAAGCACATCAAAAGACGAGCTAGCACCATGGTGGAGCAGCGCTCGGAGCTGGAGCGCTTTTTCCATGAATCTCTGGCTCTGGTGAGGGAGGAAATGGCGGCCAGTCGGCTCCAGTACAAGAAGGAATCACAGCAGGCTTACCAGTGGGCCCTCAGACAAGCGACTGCGGGAAAGATCAAGTTCCCGCCCATTCGCACCTTCCAGAACACTTTGCAGAGCACCAACTCTGTCTATTCAGACATGGAGGAGGCCACAAGATG GATGCATCCAGCTGGAAGTCAAGTGGAAATTTCAGACCTGACTTGGGAGCAAAAGGAGCAAGTCCTCCGTCTCCTATTGGCTAAAATGAATAGACAAAGGCCAAGGTAA
- the aldh6a1 gene encoding methylmalonate-semialdehyde/malonate-semialdehyde dehydrogenase [acylating], mitochondrial, whose amino-acid sequence MASIYLRSAIKTKISRVPFKSGCMWYSSMPTTKLFINGKFVESKTSEWIDIHNPATNEVIARVPKPTRQEMSAAVDSCAKAFPSWSETSILARQQVFLRYQQLIKDNIKELAKSITVEQGKTLADAEGDVFRGLQVVEHACSITSLMLGETLPSITKDMDTYTYRLPLGVCAGIAPFNFPAMIPLWMFPMGMVCGNTYLLKPSERVPTCAMLLAKLLQDAGAPDGTLNIIHGQHDAVNFICDHPTIKAISFVGSNQAGEYIYERGSKNGKRVQSNMGAKNHGVVMPDANKENTLNQLVGAAFGAAGQRCMALSTAILVGEARSWLPELVERTKALRVNAGDQAGADVGPLISPQAKQRVCSLIQSAEEEGAKVLLDGRHVKVTGYENGNFVGPTIIGDVTPQMKCYTEEIFGPVLVVLEADTLDDAIHLVNSNPYGNGTAIFTTNGATARKYTHQVDVGQIGVNVPIPVPLPMFSFTGSRGSFRGDMNFYGKQGIQFYTQIKTITSQWKAEDATLKSPAVTMPTMGR is encoded by the exons ATGGCCTCCATTTATTTAAGATCAGCAATCAAAACAAAG ATTTCCCGGGTCCCGTTTAAAAGTGGCTGTATGTGGTATTCCTCTATG CCAACCACAAAGCTGTTCATCAACGGCAAATTTGTTGAATCCAAAACTTCAGAATGGATCGATATTCACAATCCT GCGACCAATGAAGTGATTGCCCGTGTACCCAAACCCACGCGGCAGGAGATGTCGGCCGCTGTCGACTCCTGTGCCAAGGCCTTCCCTTCCTGGTCCGAGACCTCCATCTTGGCACGGCAGCAGGTCTTTCTACGCTACCAGCAGCTTATTAAGGACAACATC AAAGAACTTGCAAAGTCCATCACAGTGGAACAAGGCAAAACCCTCGCAGATGCAGAAGGGGATGTGTTCAGAGGCTTGC AGGTTGTGGAACACGCCTGCAGCATCACCTCTCTGATGCTTGGTGAAACTCTCCCCTCCATCACCAAGGACATGGACACATACACGTACCGCCTCCCCCTGGGCGTCTGTGCTGGGATCGCCCCGTTTAACTTTCCTGCTATGATCCCGCTGTGGATGTTTCCCATGGGAATGGTGTGTGGCAACACGTACCTCCTTAAACCCTCTGAGAGGGTGCCCACATGTGCTATGCTGCTGGCCAAGCTGCTGCAGGATGCTGGCGCACCTGACGGGACCCTCAATATCATCCATGGACAACATGATG CTGTGAACTTTATTTGTGACCATCCGACCATCAAGGCCATCAGCTTCGTTGGTTCCAATCAAGCGGGCGAATACATTTATGAGAGGGGCTCCAAAAATGGCAAGAGGGTGCAGTCCAACATG GGAGCGAAGAACCATGGTGTGGTGATGCCAGATGCCAACAAGGAGAACACTCTGAACCAGCTGGTGGGGGCTGCGTTTGGGGCCGCCGGTCAGCGCTGCATGGCTCTGTCCACGGCCATCCTGGTGGGCGAAGCTCGCAGCTGGCTGCCTGAGCTTGTGGAACGCACCAAGGCTCTGCGTGTAAACGCAG GGGACCAAGCTGGTGCGGATGTGGGGCCCCTGATCTCGCCGCAGGCCAAGCAACGAGTCTGTAGTCTGATCCAGAGTGCCGAGGAGGAGGGTGCCAAGGTGCTCCTGGACGGCCGACACGTTAAAGTAACGGGTTACGAGAACGGCAACTTTGTGGGTCCCACCATCATCGGTGATGTCACA CCTCAGATGAAGTGCTACACAGAGGAGATTTTTGGACCGGTGCTGGTTGTCCTCGAAGCTGACACTCTAGATGACGCCATCCATTTAGTTAACAGCAATCCCTACGGCAATGGAACTGCCATCTTCACTACAAATGGTGCTACGGCCCGCAAATACACTCATCAGGTGGACGTGGGCCAG aTTGGAGTCAATGTTCCCATCCCTGTGCCGTTGCCCATGTTCTCTTTCACTGGATCAAGAGGATCTTTCAGAGGCGACATGAACTTCTACGGAAAACAA ggCATCCAGTTCTACACACAGATCAAAACCATTACTTCCCAGTGGAAAGCTGAGGATGCCACACTCAAGAGTCCTGCGGTTACCATGCCAACAATGGGACGCTAG